DNA from Mycobacteriales bacterium:
GGCCCGGCCACGGCCCAGCCGACCGCGCCGCCGTCGACCAGGCCGATCGCGATCCAGGCCCCGAGCAGGCCGAGGATCACCAGCACCAGCCCGGCCGCGACCAGCGCCCGCCCGAACCGGAAGACCACCCGGCCGCCGAGCACCGCCGACAGCGCGGCGCCGATCGCCCACGGCATCGAGGCCAGCCCGGCCTTGAGCGCGCTGTAGCCGATCCCGTCCTGCAGGAACTGCGAGTAGATGAAGAACACGCCGGTGAACCCGGCGAAGTACGCCATCCCCAGCAGCGTCCCGTACGTGTACGACCGCCGCCCGAACAGCTCCAGGTTCACCATCGGCTGCCGGCCACGCCGCCGGTAGGTCTTCTCCCACCGGACGAACAGGTAGCCGAGCAGCGCCGCCGGCAGCAGCAGTGTCCACTTCAGACCGCCGGACCAGGTCCGGCCCTCCACGAACGGCAGCAGCACCAGCACGGTCGCGACGCCCAGCAGCACCGCGCCGACCGGGTCGTAGTCGGTCCGCTCGCCCTTCTCGTGGTGGACGTGCGGCACCGTACGGAAGGCGAGCACGATCGCCAGGATCCCGATCGGCACGTTGACCAGGAAGATCCAGCGCCAGCCGTGGGCGGCGCCGCCGAGCTGGATGAGCAGCCCGCCGACCAGCGGGCCGATCGCGGTGCTGATGCCGACCACCGAGCCGAACAGGCCGAACGCGCGGCCGCGCTCCTGGCCCCGGAACAGGCTCTGGATCAGCCCGGAGTTCTGCGGGGTGACCAGGCCGCCGCCGAGGCCCTGCACGAGCCGCGCGACGACCAGCATGAGCGGGCTCGTCGCGGCCCCGCAGGCGGCGCTGGCCAGGGTGAAGACGGCCAGGCCGAGCACCAGCGTGGGGCGCCGGCCGCGGGCGTCGCCGATCCGGCCGCCGGCGACGAGGACCAGGCCGAAGGCCAGCGCGTACCCGCTGACGACCCACTGCAGGGAGCTGTCCCCGGCGTGCAGGCCGGCGGCGATGCTGGGCAGCGCGACGTTCACGATGCTCACGTCCAGCAGCACCATGAAGCCGGCCACGAGGACGACCGCGAGCGCGCGCCAGCGGCGAGGATCCGGGACGTACTCCTCCTCGGCGGAGGAGGAAGAAGGGGCGGCGCGCTCCTGCGCCGTCACCGCGCCGGGACCCGGATCGGCCCGGCCGGCGCGCGGCCGACCGCGCTGTCCCTGTCCACCCGTCGGTCTTACCACCAGCGGCTGGGGACCGCGCGGTGGCGGCGATCACGGCTCACCAGCTGCCGCCGCCTCCCCCGCCCCCGCCGCCTCCGGCCGATCCGCCGGAGAACCCGCTGCCCCCGCCCGAGGAGGACGAGGACGGGCTGGTCGCCCGGGTCGCGTCCCCGGCGAACGTCGACCACCACATCGGGTTGGACGTGTACGCGTACCCGCCCGCGACCACCCCGGCGGCCAGGAAGGCCGACGCGAGCTGCGGCGCCAGCCCGAGGGCCACCGCGTACGGCAGGAGGCCGGCCAGGGCGCCCTCCCGCTGCTCGGGCGGGAGCCGGGTCGGATCGATCCGGGCCAGGGTCTGCTTGAACGCCATCAGCCGGGACCGGGCCACCTCGCCCTGGGCCGTCCGCCGCGACGGCTTGGTCAGCGCGTGCGCGATCAGCAGGATCCCGCCGGCGAACAAGGCCGGGCCGGCCAGCGCCGCGTGCAGCACGAAGCCGAGCACGAACGTCACCGGGAACGACAGGACCATCATCAGCACCCCGAGCCCGACCAGCCCGGCCCGTCCTCCGCCGGGGGCCGACCGGTACCAGCCCTGCTCGACCACCGCCTGCCGGGCGATCGTGCGCAGCCGGCCACGGGTGCGGGTCAGCGCCCGGGCGGCCGCGGCCAGCGTCGTGTCCGGGCCACGGGCGAACGCCGCCTGCAGCACCTCCAGCTCCTCCGGCCGCAGCGAGCCGTCCGGGCCGCGGCTCGCGACCAGCCGCCAGTCCCGCTCGGACAGCGGCATGATCGACAGGTAGCCGCGGGCGGAGAGGTCCAGCAGCACCGCGACCGGGTCCACGGTCTTGACGTCACCGGTCAGCAGCGTGTTGGCCAGCAGCGGCCGGACCCCGGGCGGCGGCTCGGGCTGGTACTGCGACCGGTACGCCAGGGCCGGCGCCTCCTGCGCCCTCTTCCGCCGTACGCCCCGGACCAGCAGGAACAGCGGCCCGCCGAGGAAGACCAGGGCCGGCACCAGGACGCCGACCGGGTTGCCGGCGAAGAACCGGCCCACGGTCGTCCGGCCGGTCAGGATCGGCTGCGCGTTGGCGACGGTCCCGCGCGGGAACGCGGCGACCACGGTGAACACGTTGCCGGCCGGCAGCGGGCCGCCGCGGTAGCTCGCGCTCGTCCCGCTCGCCTGTGCCGACGGGCAGCCGGCGGAGCTGCCGGGCGGGCCGGCGAAGCAGGTCGCCTTCGTGACCTGCGGGCCGGTGACCCGGACGGTGATCGCGTCGACCGGGACCGGCCAGTCCGGGCCGACCGCGTTCCAGTAGAGCTCGTCGTGGTCGTCGAACCGGGTCGTCGCCGCGGCCACCGTGTACGAGATCCGGTACGAATGCTCCCCGGTGATCGTCCGGTCCGGGTCGCCGACGCGCAGCGTGGTCGTCGAGCCGCCGCCGAGCACCTGCACCTGGTCCGGCGCGTCCTCCGAGCCGACCTGCACGTCCGAGACGGGGTAGCGCCGGTTGTGGCTGCCGTCGTACGGCTGCTGGGTGTCGATCTCGCGCTCGATGCCGTGCTTCGGCTCGCCGCCGAACACGTACGTGATCGACTCCTGGACCTGCAGCGAGCCGTCCGGCTGCGCGGCGAGCTGCACGTCGTAGGTCGTGATCCGCTCGCCGTCGTCCGCGGCCGCCGGCAGCGCGGGCAGGACCGCGAGCGCGACCGCCGCGAGCAGAACGGGCACAGTGCGCATACCAGGCAGACTAGCCAGGGGTGCTGACGGTTCCGTCCGGGTTCAGGCCGAGCAGGTGCACCCCGTTGGACCAGCAGACACGGCGCAGCCAGTCCTCCCCCAGGCCCAGTTCGGCCAGCGCCTCCAGCTGGGTCAGGTACGGGTACGGGATGTTCGGGAAGTCGGTCCCCAGCACCACCCGGTCGCCCAGGTCGGCCAGCCGGGCCGGCAGCTCCGCCGGCACCGGCGCCATGTCCCGGGTGAACGCGGTGCCGAGCATCGTGGTGTCCAGGTGCACCCGCGGGTGCCGGTCGGCCAGCGCGGCGAACCCGAGGTAGTCCGGCATGCCGGCGTGCGCCACGACCAGCACCAGCCCGGGATGCCGGGTCAGCACCCGCTCCATCGGCTCGACCCCGGTGTGCGGGCCCGGCCGGGGACCGTCGCCGCAGTGCACCACCGCGGGCGTGCCGGCCTCGGCCAGCGCACCCCAGACCGGGTCGAGCAGCGGGTCGTTCGGGTCGTACCCGCCGACCTGGAGGTGGGCCTTGAAGACCCGGGCGCCGGCCTCGAGGGCGGCCCGGACGTACGCGCCCGCGGCCGGCTCGGGGAAGAAGGTGGCCGAGGGGACCAGGTCCGGCGTGCGCCCGGCCAGCTCCAGCGTCCAGTCGTTGAGGAAGCGGGCCATCCCGGGCTTGTGCGGGTACGCCAGGCCGGTGAACGCGCGCACCCCGAAGCCCCGCAGCCGCGCCAGCCGCTCGTCGTCGGTGCCCTTGTAGAGGATCGGCCAGGCCCGGCCGTAGTGTTCCTCGGCCTGATCGAAGAACGCCCAGACCGCGGCCAGCACCCGCGGCGGCAGGAAGTGCACGTGCACGTCGACCAGGCCGGGCAGCCCGAGCGCCCGCCAGAAGCCGGGTACCGCGGCGTCCGCCGAGGCGGTCGCCGTCACGAGCGGCGGTCCAGCGCGGCCAGCGCCGCCTCGACGGTCTCGTCCACCGGGATCGCGGCCGGCAACCCGGAGATCGACAGCGTCCGCCCGACCACCGCGTCCGGCGGCACGACCAGCCGCAGCTGCCCGGACCGCCCGGCCAGCCGACCGGAGAGCCGGGACAGCAGCGCGAGCCCGGCGCTGTCCAGGTAGCTCAGCCCGGACAGGTCGACGGCCACCGCGGTCGCCCCGCCGACCCCGTGGGTGAGCAGGTCCTCGACCGCGGCCGCGTTGGACAGGTCGATCTCCCCGGACAGCCGGGCCAGCACGGTCTCGCCGTGCCGCTCGGCCGCGACCCGGGCCAGTTCCTCCGGCGCGCCCGTCATGCCGACCGCCGTCGCATGCTCACCACGGTCCCGCCCTTCCCGGACTCGACCTCGACCTCGTCCATCACGGCCTTCATCAGCGGCAGCCCCCGGCCCCGGTCGCCCGGAGCCGGCACCTGCCGCCAGTTCCCGGTGTCGGTGACCCGGATCGTCAGCTCCCGCCCGGCGCCCAGCCGGAGTTCCAGCACCAGTTCGCCCGCGGCCCCGGATCCGTCGTGGAACCCGTGCTCGACCGCGTTCGCGACCGCCTCGCCGCAGGCCAGCAGCACGTCGGAGACCGTCTCCCCCTCGACGCCGACCGCGGTCAGCCAGGCCCGCAGCTCCCGGCGCATGCCGGACAGCAGCTCCGGCCGGGCCGCCCGCCGGATCCGGAGCACCGGCGCGTACGTCACGCCGAGCAGCGCCACGTCGTCGTCGCCGGCGCCCAGGAGCATCCGCCGGACCAGCTCGTCGGACCACCCGGGCCCGTCGCCGACGGCGACGGACTGCTCGGCCAGCCGGGCCAGCCCGACGTCCAGCTGCTCCCGGCGGCGCTCCACCAGCCCGTCGGAGTACATCAGCAGCCGCGCGCCCGGCTCCAGCAGCACCGTCGCCTCGCCCCGCGGCCCGGTCGCCCCGGGCGGCAGCGCGCACAGCAGCGGTGACCGGCCGTCCTCCAGGTACGTCGCGGTCCCGTCCGGATCGATCACCAGCGGCGGCGGGTGGCCGGCGCAGGCGTACCGGAAGGAGCCGCCGACCGGGTCCAGCACCCCGTACGCGACCGTGGCCAGGCGGGCGCCCTCGACCTGGCGGGCGAAGCGCTCCAGGCCGTCCAGGGTCCGGGCCGGCGACTCCTCGGACAGCGCCAGCGCGGCCAGGGCGCTGCGCAGCTGGCCCATCGTGGTCGCGGCACCGAGACCGCGGCCGACCACGTCGCCGACGGTCAGGCCGACCCGGCCGCCGGGCAGCGCGACCACGTCGTACCAGTCGCCACCGACCTCGAGGGACTCGATCGCCGGGTGGTAGCGGGCGGTCAGCTCCAGTCCCGGCACCTCCGGCAGGGCGGTGGGCAGCATGCTCTGCTGCAGCGCCAGCGCGACGTCGTGCGCCCGCTCGTGCAGCCGGGCCCGTTCCAGCGCCTGCGCGCACTGCTCGGCCAGCGTGATGATCAACGCGCGCTCGTGGGCGTCGAAGGCGCCTTCGACGGCGAAGCTGAGCATCATCGCGCCGATCGGCCGGCCGTGCGAGACCAGCGGCACGACGCCGAGCGCACCGTCGGCGATGCCGATCGCCTTCAGCCCGGGGTACTGGGCCAGCGCGTCCGCGGTCGAAGGCAGCCAGACCGGCTGGCCGGTCCGCGTCACCTCGGCCCGGGGAGAGGCCGCGTCGAGCGGGATCCGGGCGGCCGGCCCGTCGGGCTCCACCGGGAACGACGCGGCCAGCGCGACCAGCTCGGTCCCGGGGTCGTTCAGTACGCCGATCCAGGCCGACCGGCAGCCGGCGACCGACAGGCCGCCGCGGACCATCACCGCGGCCACCTGCTCCACGGTCAGCGCCTCGGCCAAGCCGGCCGTCACCTGCTGGAGCCGGCCGAGCCGCTCGCCGGCGGCGGTCAGCCGTTCGCGCTCGGTGGCCGCCGTGCCGTACAGCCGGGACCGCTCCACCGCCAGCGCGCACTGCGTGGCGACCGTCTCCAGGAACCCGCGCTCGTCCGGGGCGATGCCGCGGGCGGTGCTGAACCCGATCGCCAGCGCGCCGATCACCTGCCCGCCCGAGCGCAGCGGCAGCGCCGCCCAGGCCCGCTGGCGGGACGAGCCGGGCGCCTGGAACATGGCCGGGAAGCGGGCGTGCGCCTCCTCCCACGAGCCGAGATAGACCGGCGCCCCGGTGAGCACGGCGACGCCGCCGGGGGTGACGTCGTCCAGCGGCAGCCGGCGCCAGTGCTGGACGATCTCGGCCGGGTAGCCGGCGGCGCCGACGACCGTGAGCATGGCCGGGTCCGCGCCGGGCTCCCGCAGCAGCAGCGCCAGCCCCCGCGCCCCGAGCACCGACAGCGCCGGCAGCAGCGCGCTGCCGGCGACCTGCTCCGGGCTCAGCGCCGCGGCCAGCTGCTCGGTGAGCTGCTGGAGCCGCTCGGCCCGCTCCTCCGTACGGCGGCGGCCGGTGACGTCCAGCAGCCAACCGACGATCTCCACCGGCCGCCCGGCGTCGTCCCGGGCGAGGACCTGCTCGTCCCGGACCCAGCTCCAGCCGCCGTCCGGAGCGCGCAGCCGGTGCTCGGTGACCGCCTGGCCGGTGACCGGCAGGTCCGCCAGCGCCGCCGTGAACCGCTCGACGTCCTCGGGGTGCAGCCGGCCGCCCAGCGGCGCCGGGTCGGCCAGCAGCTGCGCCGCGCTGCAACCGAGGAGCCGGGCGACGTTCCCGCTCACGAACGTCAGCCGGTACGGCGGCGCGGGCTCCAGGCAGTAGACGACCGCGGGGCTGGAGCGGACGAGGTGCTCCAGCCGATGCTGTGCCACCGGTCCCGCGTCGACCCCGCCCCCACCGGTCATGCGCGAATCGTGGCCGCCGGGGACGCTCCGCACAACCTGCTCAGACCCGGCCCTTGATCCGGCGGCCCATCTCCCGGGCGATCTCCCGGTTCGCGTCCCGGGTGGCCAGATCCTGCCGCTTGTCGTAGGACCGCTTGCCCTTGGCCAGCGCGAGCTCGACCTTGACGTGGCTGCCGGAGAAGTAGAGCTGGAGCGGGACCAGGGTCAGCCCGCTCTCCTTCGTCCGCATCTCCAGCCGCTCGATCTCGGCCTTGTGCAGCAGCAGCTTGCGCTTGCGGCGCGGGGCGTGATTGGTCCAGGTGCCCTGCGCGTACTCCGCGATGTGGACGCCCTGCAGCCAGACCTCGCCGTCGTCGATGGTGGCGAAGCCGTCCACCAGCGAGGCCCGGCCCTGCCGCAAGGCCTTCACCTCGGTGCCCATCAGCACCACGCCGGCCTCGAACGTGTCCACGACGGAGTAGTCGTGGCGGGCCTTGCGGTTGGAGGCGATGACCTTGCGGTCGCCGGGCTCCCGGTTGGAGGACTGCTGTGCCATACCTACAACCGTACGTACAGGCGCAACGTGACATACGCGGCCACGCTGGCGAGGACCACGCCGACGCCGGCCACGTACGGGCTGATGGCCAGGATGGTGCCGAGGTCGATCGGTGGCACGATGCCGGACCGGATGGGTTCGGCCAGGGTCTTGTCGACGAACAGGAACTTCGCCGCGACCAGGCCGCCGAGCGCCAGCACCGCACCGGCCAGGCCCGCGAGCGCCGCCTCCAGCACGAACGGCAGCTGCGTGTACCAGCGGGAGGCGCCGACCAGCCGCATGATGCCGGTCTCCACCCGTCTGTTGAACGCCGCCACCTGGATCGTGTTGGAGATCAGCAACAACGCGGCCAGGGCCTGCAGCAACGCCAGCGCGATGGCCGCGTTCCGGACGCCGTTGAACAGCGAGAAGATCCGGTCCAGGACCTGGCTCTGCCCCTGGACCTGGTCGACCCCGTTCTTGCCGTTCGGGAACTGCTGGGCCAGGACCGTGTAGCGCTCCGGGTCCTTCATCTTGACCAGGTACGTCGCCGGCAGGTCTTCCTGGGTCGCCTGATCCAGCAGCTGCGGGTTGCCCTTGAACAGCTTCTTGAAGCGGGCGAACGCCGCGGCCTTGTCCAGGTACTGG
Protein-coding regions in this window:
- a CDS encoding SpoIIE family protein phosphatase, producing MTGGGGVDAGPVAQHRLEHLVRSSPAVVYCLEPAPPYRLTFVSGNVARLLGCSAAQLLADPAPLGGRLHPEDVERFTAALADLPVTGQAVTEHRLRAPDGGWSWVRDEQVLARDDAGRPVEIVGWLLDVTGRRRTEERAERLQQLTEQLAAALSPEQVAGSALLPALSVLGARGLALLLREPGADPAMLTVVGAAGYPAEIVQHWRRLPLDDVTPGGVAVLTGAPVYLGSWEEAHARFPAMFQAPGSSRQRAWAALPLRSGGQVIGALAIGFSTARGIAPDERGFLETVATQCALAVERSRLYGTAATERERLTAAGERLGRLQQVTAGLAEALTVEQVAAVMVRGGLSVAGCRSAWIGVLNDPGTELVALAASFPVEPDGPAARIPLDAASPRAEVTRTGQPVWLPSTADALAQYPGLKAIGIADGALGVVPLVSHGRPIGAMMLSFAVEGAFDAHERALIITLAEQCAQALERARLHERAHDVALALQQSMLPTALPEVPGLELTARYHPAIESLEVGGDWYDVVALPGGRVGLTVGDVVGRGLGAATTMGQLRSALAALALSEESPARTLDGLERFARQVEGARLATVAYGVLDPVGGSFRYACAGHPPPLVIDPDGTATYLEDGRSPLLCALPPGATGPRGEATVLLEPGARLLMYSDGLVERRREQLDVGLARLAEQSVAVGDGPGWSDELVRRMLLGAGDDDVALLGVTYAPVLRIRRAARPELLSGMRRELRAWLTAVGVEGETVSDVLLACGEAVANAVEHGFHDGSGAAGELVLELRLGAGRELTIRVTDTGNWRQVPAPGDRGRGLPLMKAVMDEVEVESGKGGTVVSMRRRSA
- the smpB gene encoding SsrA-binding protein SmpB produces the protein MAQQSSNREPGDRKVIASNRKARHDYSVVDTFEAGVVLMGTEVKALRQGRASLVDGFATIDDGEVWLQGVHIAEYAQGTWTNHAPRRKRKLLLHKAEIERLEMRTKESGLTLVPLQLYFSGSHVKVELALAKGKRSYDKRQDLATRDANREIAREMGRRIKGRV
- a CDS encoding anti-sigma factor antagonist (This anti-anti-sigma factor, or anti-sigma factor antagonist, belongs to a family that includes characterized members SpoIIAA, RsbV, RsfA, and RsfB.) — translated: MTGAPEELARVAAERHGETVLARLSGEIDLSNAAAVEDLLTHGVGGATAVAVDLSGLSYLDSAGLALLSRLSGRLAGRSGQLRLVVPPDAVVGRTLSISGLPAAIPVDETVEAALAALDRRS
- a CDS encoding DUF2207 domain-containing protein — encoded protein: MRTVPVLLAAVALAVLPALPAAADDGERITTYDVQLAAQPDGSLQVQESITYVFGGEPKHGIEREIDTQQPYDGSHNRRYPVSDVQVGSEDAPDQVQVLGGGSTTTLRVGDPDRTITGEHSYRISYTVAAATTRFDDHDELYWNAVGPDWPVPVDAITVRVTGPQVTKATCFAGPPGSSAGCPSAQASGTSASYRGGPLPAGNVFTVVAAFPRGTVANAQPILTGRTTVGRFFAGNPVGVLVPALVFLGGPLFLLVRGVRRKRAQEAPALAYRSQYQPEPPPGVRPLLANTLLTGDVKTVDPVAVLLDLSARGYLSIMPLSERDWRLVASRGPDGSLRPEELEVLQAAFARGPDTTLAAAARALTRTRGRLRTIARQAVVEQGWYRSAPGGGRAGLVGLGVLMMVLSFPVTFVLGFVLHAALAGPALFAGGILLIAHALTKPSRRTAQGEVARSRLMAFKQTLARIDPTRLPPEQREGALAGLLPYAVALGLAPQLASAFLAAGVVAGGYAYTSNPMWWSTFAGDATRATSPSSSSSGGGSGFSGGSAGGGGGGGGGGSW
- the ftsX gene encoding permease-like cell division protein FtsX — encoded protein: MRLNFVFTEVATGLRRNLTMTIAMIMTTAISLAFFGAGLLVANQIGDMKSLYLDKLEVSVYLQDTATAAQRESITSQLDSSPEIASYQYLDKAAAFARFKKLFKGNPQLLDQATQEDLPATYLVKMKDPERYTVLAQQFPNGKNGVDQVQGQSQVLDRIFSLFNGVRNAAIALALLQALAALLLISNTIQVAAFNRRVETGIMRLVGASRWYTQLPFVLEAALAGLAGAVLALGGLVAAKFLFVDKTLAEPIRSGIVPPIDLGTILAISPYVAGVGVVLASVAAYVTLRLYVRL
- a CDS encoding MFS transporter, with protein sequence MTAQERAAPSSSSAEEEYVPDPRRWRALAVVLVAGFMVLLDVSIVNVALPSIAAGLHAGDSSLQWVVSGYALAFGLVLVAGGRIGDARGRRPTLVLGLAVFTLASAACGAATSPLMLVVARLVQGLGGGLVTPQNSGLIQSLFRGQERGRAFGLFGSVVGISTAIGPLVGGLLIQLGGAAHGWRWIFLVNVPIGILAIVLAFRTVPHVHHEKGERTDYDPVGAVLLGVATVLVLLPFVEGRTWSGGLKWTLLLPAALLGYLFVRWEKTYRRRGRQPMVNLELFGRRSYTYGTLLGMAYFAGFTGVFFIYSQFLQDGIGYSALKAGLASMPWAIGAALSAVLGGRVVFRFGRALVAAGLVLVILGLLGAWIAIGLVDGGAVGWAVAGPFFVAGVGNGIVISPNQSLTLSEVPPKQGGAAGGVLQTGQRIGSAAGIAAVGSLFYSQLPDFPDAVRTGFLVITGFVAVALAIAIADLVTNRKH
- a CDS encoding amidohydrolase family protein, whose translation is MTATASADAAVPGFWRALGLPGLVDVHVHFLPPRVLAAVWAFFDQAEEHYGRAWPILYKGTDDERLARLRGFGVRAFTGLAYPHKPGMARFLNDWTLELAGRTPDLVPSATFFPEPAAGAYVRAALEAGARVFKAHLQVGGYDPNDPLLDPVWGALAEAGTPAVVHCGDGPRPGPHTGVEPMERVLTRHPGLVLVVAHAGMPDYLGFAALADRHPRVHLDTTMLGTAFTRDMAPVPAELPARLADLGDRVVLGTDFPNIPYPYLTQLEALAELGLGEDWLRRVCWSNGVHLLGLNPDGTVSTPG